The Microbacterium luteum genome includes a region encoding these proteins:
- a CDS encoding MarR family winged helix-turn-helix transcriptional regulator yields MAKAGPDDEVDLLIDAWSTRLPDVDLTPLDVFSRLRRVALRLGRLRSAAFRGAGLAAWEFDVLAALRRAEPPHRLSVAQLIEASMISSAAMSHRLDNLVARDFVARKANPLDGRGVLVQLTDAGADHVDAAMTALAQREAEVLAGVSDADRATLTRLLRTLLDAPVD; encoded by the coding sequence ATGGCGAAAGCGGGGCCGGATGACGAGGTCGATCTGCTGATCGACGCGTGGTCGACGCGGCTTCCCGATGTCGACCTCACGCCGCTCGACGTGTTCTCGCGGCTGCGAAGGGTCGCGCTGCGCCTCGGGCGGCTTCGCTCGGCGGCTTTCCGGGGAGCGGGACTGGCGGCGTGGGAGTTCGACGTGCTCGCGGCGCTGCGCCGTGCCGAGCCGCCGCATCGCCTGTCGGTGGCGCAGCTGATCGAGGCCTCGATGATCTCGAGCGCCGCGATGTCGCACCGCCTCGACAACCTCGTCGCCCGTGACTTCGTCGCCCGCAAGGCCAATCCGCTCGACGGACGGGGTGTGCTCGTGCAGCTCACCGATGCCGGGGCCGACCACGTCGATGCGGCGATGACCGCGCTCGCGCAGCGCGAAGCCGAGGTGCTGGCAGGTGTCTCCGACGCCGATCGCGCCACCCTGACGAGGCTCTTGCGCACCCTGCTGGACGCGCCCGTCGACTGA
- a CDS encoding bifunctional nuclease family protein, with amino-acid sequence MVQVRVAGVALDASRQHVILLKPVDEVPGAGKVLPIWIGEQEATSILVAVEGAPTPRPLAHDLMKTLLESMGGAVDRVEVTRIEEGTFYAEVTVTTALGARVVDARPSDAVALASRTGSPIWVADAVMDEAGVTDMLADAEETEAAEQKVDEFKRFLDDVDPDDFRS; translated from the coding sequence ATGGTGCAGGTCCGCGTCGCCGGCGTCGCGCTCGACGCCTCGCGACAGCACGTCATCCTTCTCAAGCCCGTGGACGAGGTCCCGGGCGCCGGCAAAGTGCTTCCCATCTGGATCGGGGAGCAGGAGGCGACGTCGATCCTCGTCGCCGTCGAGGGTGCGCCGACCCCTCGGCCGCTGGCCCACGACCTCATGAAGACCCTCCTGGAGAGCATGGGTGGTGCGGTCGATCGGGTTGAGGTGACCCGCATCGAGGAGGGGACCTTCTACGCCGAGGTCACCGTGACCACGGCGCTGGGCGCGCGTGTCGTGGATGCACGCCCCTCCGACGCGGTGGCGCTCGCCTCGCGCACGGGATCACCGATCTGGGTCGCCGATGCCGTCATGGACGAGGCGGGCGTGACCGACATGCTCGCCGATGCGGAGGAGACCGAGGCGGCGGAGCAGAAGGTCGACGAGTTCAAGCGGTTCCTGGACGATGTCGATCCCGACGACTTCCGCAGCTGA
- a CDS encoding (deoxy)nucleoside triphosphate pyrophosphohydrolase, with protein MTVLQVVAAVIERDGLVLACRRRADRSAGGLWEFPGGKIEPGETAEQALRREIAEELGVEIRVVGELTADVTVVGGRSIRLVCLRATLLNAAPESSTDHDELRWTAPADLPSLEWADPDLPAVRLLSRP; from the coding sequence GTGACCGTCCTCCAGGTCGTCGCGGCGGTGATCGAGCGTGACGGTCTCGTGCTGGCGTGCCGTCGGCGCGCCGACCGCTCCGCGGGAGGGCTGTGGGAGTTCCCCGGCGGCAAGATCGAGCCGGGCGAGACGGCCGAGCAGGCGCTGCGACGTGAGATCGCCGAGGAGCTGGGGGTCGAGATCAGAGTGGTCGGCGAGCTGACGGCCGACGTCACCGTCGTGGGCGGGCGCAGCATCCGACTCGTCTGCCTGCGAGCGACACTGCTCAACGCTGCACCCGAGAGCAGCACCGACCACGACGAGCTGCGCTGGACGGCACCGGCCGACCTGCCGTCGCTGGAGTGGGCAGATCCCGACCTCCCCGCCGTCCGCCTCCTGTCCCGCCCCTGA
- a CDS encoding LLM class flavin-dependent oxidoreductase: MERFGTLSFGHYGPLGGGRQLTARDSMHQAIDLAQGMDEIGADGVFFRVHHFARQQSSPMPLLAAIAARTRRIEIGTGVIDMRYENPLYLAEEAAAVDLISDGRLALGVSRGSPETVVRGYEAFGYTGSRDPRGADIAREHFATFLRAIDGEGLADGDPASPFGGVAGRAHIEPLSEGLRSRVWWGAGNRESAEWAGRTGVNLMSSTLLTEADGTPFDLLQAAQIDAFRAAWREAGHPGTPRVSVSRSVFPILTAEDAMYFGGAQGGDQIGVIDGMRSTFGKTYAGEPDALVEQLREDAAVQSADTLMLTIPSQLGVDFNLRLVQNFATHVAPALGWRGAPAATRV; the protein is encoded by the coding sequence ATGGAACGCTTCGGAACGCTCTCCTTCGGTCACTACGGCCCCCTCGGCGGCGGCCGGCAGCTCACGGCGCGCGACTCGATGCACCAGGCCATCGATCTCGCCCAGGGCATGGATGAGATCGGCGCGGACGGCGTCTTCTTCCGCGTGCACCACTTCGCCCGCCAGCAGTCCTCGCCGATGCCGCTCCTGGCGGCGATCGCCGCGCGCACGCGCCGCATCGAGATCGGCACCGGCGTCATCGACATGCGCTACGAGAACCCGCTCTACCTCGCCGAAGAGGCCGCAGCGGTGGATCTCATCAGCGACGGCCGCCTCGCGCTGGGCGTGAGCCGTGGCTCACCCGAGACCGTGGTGCGGGGCTACGAGGCCTTCGGCTACACCGGATCACGCGACCCTCGCGGCGCCGACATCGCCCGCGAGCACTTCGCGACGTTCCTGCGCGCCATCGACGGTGAGGGTCTCGCCGACGGCGACCCTGCATCGCCGTTCGGCGGTGTGGCCGGGAGGGCGCACATCGAACCGCTGTCGGAAGGACTGCGCTCGCGCGTCTGGTGGGGCGCGGGCAATCGCGAATCGGCGGAGTGGGCGGGCCGCACCGGCGTGAACCTCATGTCGTCGACGCTTCTCACCGAGGCCGATGGCACGCCGTTCGATCTCCTCCAGGCTGCGCAGATCGACGCCTTCCGCGCGGCATGGCGCGAAGCCGGCCATCCCGGAACCCCGCGCGTGTCGGTGAGCCGGTCCGTCTTCCCGATCCTGACCGCCGAAGACGCCATGTACTTCGGCGGCGCACAGGGCGGCGACCAGATCGGCGTGATCGACGGGATGCGCTCCACGTTCGGCAAGACCTACGCCGGTGAACCCGATGCCCTCGTCGAGCAGCTGCGTGAGGATGCCGCGGTGCAGTCGGCCGACACGCTGATGCTCACGATCCCGAGCCAGCTCGGCGTCGACTTCAACCTGCGGCTCGTGCAGAACTTCGCCACGCACGTCGCTCCGGCGCTCGGCTGGAGGGGTGCTCCCGCGGCCACGCGCGTCTGA
- a CDS encoding lactate/malate family dehydrogenase, which yields MDVAVLGATGDVGRAVCAGLIERRVIRPTSRLQLVGRSGGASGRAAHGLRADLIDAYDEHAPFIDVASEPDDVVADVVVVAAGRTVPTAPDQVIDRDALAQANLEIFETYAQALAAHGSGHEVVIVVSNPVELGVDVFARALGRHRVIGMGAWLDTLRFRREIAAALGIRRQRVGGFVAGQHGDGAVPLWSTVRLRGLDADERRGVVARLRGDRDLDTFVDEVAHAKQDLARLGRGAAAEAFALVEEWPPDVEAVVRPYLTHTSGAKTANGTAGAAIEMVDTLLDGREIVVAGQVAVAGEVSFGGESVHGVLGLPVVVGPDGWSRILLDDLAVDEERRLAAVSRQISSALAAWTSAGVGDGGR from the coding sequence GTGGATGTGGCGGTGCTGGGTGCGACGGGTGACGTCGGGCGCGCGGTGTGCGCGGGACTCATCGAGCGGCGGGTGATCCGCCCGACGTCGCGACTGCAGCTGGTGGGAAGGTCCGGCGGGGCGTCCGGACGTGCCGCGCACGGCCTGCGCGCCGACCTCATCGACGCCTATGACGAGCACGCCCCTTTCATCGACGTCGCCAGCGAACCCGACGACGTGGTCGCCGACGTCGTCGTGGTCGCCGCCGGACGCACCGTGCCGACGGCTCCGGACCAGGTCATCGATCGCGATGCGCTCGCCCAGGCCAACCTGGAGATCTTCGAGACGTATGCGCAGGCGCTCGCCGCGCACGGAAGCGGTCACGAAGTCGTCATCGTCGTCTCCAATCCCGTGGAGCTGGGCGTCGACGTCTTCGCGCGCGCCCTCGGGCGGCATCGGGTCATCGGCATGGGCGCGTGGCTGGACACGCTGCGGTTCCGACGCGAGATCGCCGCGGCGCTCGGCATCCGGCGTCAGCGTGTCGGCGGGTTCGTGGCCGGCCAGCACGGGGACGGAGCCGTGCCGCTGTGGTCGACGGTGCGGCTGCGCGGACTGGATGCCGACGAGCGACGCGGCGTCGTCGCCCGGCTCCGCGGCGACCGGGATCTCGACACCTTCGTCGACGAGGTCGCCCATGCCAAGCAGGATCTCGCCCGCCTCGGCCGCGGCGCTGCCGCCGAGGCGTTCGCCCTCGTCGAGGAGTGGCCGCCGGATGTGGAGGCCGTCGTGCGTCCGTACCTCACGCACACGAGCGGCGCGAAGACCGCGAACGGCACGGCGGGTGCCGCGATCGAGATGGTCGACACGCTCCTCGACGGACGGGAGATCGTCGTCGCGGGTCAGGTCGCCGTCGCCGGCGAGGTCTCCTTCGGCGGTGAGTCCGTACACGGGGTGCTGGGGCTGCCGGTGGTCGTCGGTCCCGACGGATGGTCGCGCATCCTCCTCGACGACCTCGCGGTCGATGAGGAGCGACGGCTGGCGGCGGTGTCCCGGCAGATCTCCTCCGCCCTGGCGGCGTGGACGAGTGCAGGGGTGGGCGATGGCGGTCGATGA
- a CDS encoding SDR family oxidoreductase has product MTTRILLIGGHGKVALLAEPLLVEAGHHVTAVIRNPDHEADVQATGATPLVADVQSFDDEQMRNLVSGNDVVVWSAGAGGGDPERTYAVDRDAAIRSMDAAVAAGARRYVMVSYFGAGPDHRVPEDNPFFAYAEAKAAADEHLRAADLDATILAPSSLTEDDGTGMIDTEAAEAGSVARADVAGVIAAVIADDSTIGRTIRFNNGDTPIAEAVRA; this is encoded by the coding sequence ATGACCACGCGCATCCTGCTCATCGGCGGCCACGGCAAGGTCGCCCTCCTGGCCGAACCCCTCCTCGTGGAAGCCGGCCATCACGTGACCGCCGTCATCCGCAACCCCGACCACGAAGCCGACGTGCAGGCGACCGGTGCCACACCGCTCGTCGCCGACGTGCAGTCGTTCGACGACGAGCAGATGCGCAACCTCGTCAGCGGCAACGACGTGGTCGTCTGGTCGGCCGGCGCGGGCGGGGGAGACCCCGAGCGCACGTACGCGGTGGACCGCGACGCTGCGATCCGGTCGATGGATGCGGCGGTCGCCGCCGGCGCGCGTCGCTATGTGATGGTGTCGTACTTCGGTGCCGGTCCTGACCACAGGGTGCCCGAGGACAATCCCTTCTTCGCGTACGCCGAGGCCAAGGCCGCCGCCGACGAGCACCTCCGTGCCGCCGACCTCGACGCGACGATCCTCGCGCCGAGCTCGCTGACCGAGGACGACGGCACCGGCATGATCGACACCGAAGCCGCGGAGGCCGGATCGGTGGCGCGCGCCGATGTCGCCGGTGTGATCGCCGCGGTGATCGCGGACGACTCCACGATCGGCCGCACGATCCGCTTCAACAACGGCGACACCCCGATCGCCGAG